The following is a genomic window from Carassius auratus strain Wakin unplaced genomic scaffold, ASM336829v1 scaf_tig00013184, whole genome shotgun sequence.
ggcaccatcttcagtgaatgaagatgtatcatatcgatcacaagtgcactatggagtacctcaaggctcagtactagggccgctactcttcacaatttatatgttacccttgggagatatcatcaggaaacatggtgttagcgtTCACTGTTATCCTGaagatactcagctctatatttctttgcggcctggtgaaacacaccaatttgaaaaactaatggaatgcatagtcgatataaaaaactggatgacgagtaatttcttactgctaaattctgaaaaaacagaggtgttagttataggacctaaaaactctgcttgtaataacctagaacactgtctaagacttgatggctgctctgtcaattcttcgtcatcagttaggaacctaggtgtgctacttgatcgcaatctttccttagaaagccacgtttctagcatttgtaaaactgcattgttccatctcaaaaatatatctaaattatggcctatgctctcaatgtcaaatgcagaaatgctaatccatgcatttatgacctcaaggttagattattgtaatgctttactgggtggttgttctgcacggtTAGTAAACaagctacagctagtccaaaatgcagcagcaagagttcttactagaactaggaagtatgaccatattagcccggtccagtcaacactgcactggctccctatcaaacattgtatagattttaaaatattgcttattacttataaagccctgaatggtttagcacctcagtatttgaataagctccttttacattataatcctctacatccactacgttctcaaaatatcaaaatcaattgcGGGCGGCAGATTCTTTTCctgtttggcgcctaaactctggaataacctacctaacattgttcgggaggcagacacactcttacagtttaaatctagatcaaagacccatctctttaatctggcttacacataatatactaatatgcttttaatatccaaatccgttaaagaatttttaggctgcattaattaggtaaaccggaaccggaaacacttcccataacacccttaTGTACTTGCTATATCGTTAGaattctctcttattccgaggtcaccgtagccaccagatccagtctgtatccagatcagagggtcactgcagtcacccggatccagtatgtatccagaccagatggtggatcagcacctagaaaggacctctactgccctgaaagacagcggagaccaggacaactagagccccagatacagatcccctgtaaagaccttgtctcagatgaccaccaggacaagaccacaagaaacagatgattcttctgcacaatctgactttgctgcagcctggaattaaactactggtttcgtctggtcagaggagaactggccccccaactgagcctggtttctcccaaggttttttcaccattctgtcaccgatggagtttcggttccttgccactgtcgcctctggcttgcttagttggggtcacttcatctactgtgatattgttgacttgattgcaaataaatgcacagacactatttaactgaacagagatgacatcactgaattcaatgatgaactgcctttaactatcattttgcagtttttgagttttgagaatatagcggacgtggaggattataatgtaacaggagctcattcaaatactgaggtgctaaaccattcagggctttataagtaataagcaatattttaaaatctatacaatgtttgatagagagccagtgcagtgttgacaggacgggctaatatgatcatacttcctggttctagtaagaactcttgctgctgcattttggactaactgtagtttATTTACTAAgcttgcagaacaaccacccaatgaagcattacaataatctaaacttgaggtcataaattcatggattaacatttctgcatttgacattgagagcatagaccgtaatttagatatatatttgagatggaaaaatacagttttacaaatgctagaaacgtggctttctaaggaaagactgctatgaaatagcacacctaggttctgCTCAAAGTCAAGAATGCTCTGGCCCACGACTGGCCCAGTCTACTCCTTTATGCTTTTCCCCCTGATCGCTCTGATCCCCCAGGTCATCAGACGAATCACAGGGGATGCCCACAAGGTCATCCTGGTAGCCCCTATTTAGAGGAGCCTACCGTGGCTCTCGGACCTGTTGCAGTGGTCGCTAGTGGAGCCATGGCCGATTCCCTTGAGAAAACTGCTCTGCTAGTGGTGGTAGCATCAGTTAAGCGAGTAGGAGACTTACAGGCACTCTCCATGAGTCCCTCCCGTCTTGAGTTCGACTACGTCTGGATCCCTGGGGTTAGCTTTGTTCCCTTTGTTCTCAGGCCCCTTGGTGCCTGAACTGTAGGAGGTCAACACTATGACTGGTGTAATTACATCCCCGACTGGTCTGGGATATTTTACGTAAAATATAGAAAGTAATATTCAGTGCCATTTTttgactattattattgttattattattattgaaactgATAAACCATTTAATGCTGCagaatatgtaaaatgtaaaatgaaggtGGATAGATGCAGGAAAAAGATGCCCTCTAGACCCATAAGCATGTGGAATTACTTCTATCCACAGGGTGACAGTCTATCCTCTAACATACAAGACCCATAAAATTAGAACTTTTGAAGGTGGTTACAACCTGCTGATTTTAGGACTCATTAGGTGCACCTTCATTAACTAGTGGTGGCTAACTGGACCATTCTTTCAGGGCAAACGGTGTGCCTTTGCCATACTGAGAACAACAAAAAGTCGACAGATAACAAGAGCACCCCTCTTGGGTGATGAcatcacagaaaacacatttgaaTCAGTTATTAAAAGCCAAGAATGAGCAAAGATTTCTTTAGAGAAGAACAAGTTGATATTTAAGTTCTTATAGTAACACTCATGATTCATAGTTTTGGCTGTAACTATTTACTAGACAACTTGATCTGAGGTAAAATACTTCTGGTACAATTATGTTATGTTAAAAGCAAATACCAGACATTACGCAACTTCATAGCAGAAAATATGATTCCaggttcttttatttttttaaatactgtgtaTTGTTAGAAAGTTTAACTGACCGCATGCTTTGAAAAGTGCCAATTTATGTTGACTCTGAAAATCATTgagaagagaaatccatgtaaaatatgttattttgtaaatatgcagCATACAtagatttatgtaaaaataaagcacattaaaatgcTATCATATGTTATATGCAAAAAACTAGGGTTTACTGCTAAAACACAAATATCTGTCAACATAGTCCATTTATATCCCTCTTAGTGTAATGAAACTATTTAAGATGTAGACATTTAAGAtgacatttaagacatttaatgacagtctgagttttactgttttcagGTTTTGTGTACAGCAACTAATGGATAACCTGACATTTACAAATAACATTCTCCTTGTGGAGGGACTGAAAGTTGCACCTCAGGCTTCCTATCTTGTTTTtatcttccttttctttttttacatctttGCAATGGGATGTAACATTGGACTAATAATACTGATTGGAATGGAGAAGAACCTACATCATcctatgcattttcttttctgtaACCTTCCAGTGAATGATATAATAGGGACAACTGTCATTTTACCACGCTTAATGCAGGATATTTTCAGACAGGCTTCAGAGCGCTATATAACATATGTGGAGTGTGTTATTCAAGCATATTTTGTTCACATATTTGCAACAGCAAGCCACACTGCATTAGTAACCATGGCTTATGACAGACAAGTGGCTATATGCAATCCATTGCTGTACACAACTATAATGACCAATAAAATGGTGGTTAAATTATCAGCAATAGCCTGGGCGCTGCCTGTAATTGTAGTGGCAATTATGATAGGTCTCACTGTACACCTCTCTCACTGCAGATCTAAAATTGAAAACCCTTTCTGTGACAATGCTTCGCTTTATAAATTGTCCTGTGAAAATGTGGCCATTAATaacatgtttggaattgtttatTCTGTGGGAGCACTCAGCATATCATTGACATTGATGTTTATAACATATATCAGGATTGT
Proteins encoded in this region:
- the LOC113073893 gene encoding olfactory receptor 146-like, with the protein product MDNLTFTNNILLVEGLKVAPQASYLVFIFLFFFYIFAMGCNIGLIILIGMEKNLHHPMHFLFCNLPVNDIIGTTVILPRLMQDIFRQASERYITYVECVIQAYFVHIFATASHTALVTMAYDRQVAICNPLLYTTIMTNKMVVKLSAIAWALPVIVVAIMIGLTVHLSHCRSKIENPFCDNASLYKLSCENVAINNMFGIVYSVGALSISLTLMFITYIRIVAVCIISKNKALNSKAIKTCGSHIAVYLIMFVSCAIMIFLHRFPEYSENRKLASIMFHIVPPGLNPIVYGLQTKEIRQKIVQLWWKKKVNML